In one window of Nitrospiraceae bacterium DNA:
- a CDS encoding peptidylprolyl isomerase, translated as MNQRWVLRSVAIAALGLLGMGQAVAAENGLTIADGVKVSLEYTLSLPDKSVVDSNVGQAPITFIQGAHEIVPGLEKALDGMKAGQKRRIEVSAADAYGPYNNKLRQTIEPDKLPKEVKVGDILQASDGRLVKVLEVTEKKIVLDLNHPLAGKALTFDVNILKIEPGDAGSSAESKTP; from the coding sequence ATGAACCAGAGATGGGTACTGCGTAGCGTGGCGATCGCCGCACTCGGGCTGCTAGGCATGGGGCAGGCAGTCGCCGCGGAAAACGGCTTGACCATCGCGGACGGCGTGAAGGTGTCGCTCGAGTACACGTTGAGTCTTCCGGACAAGTCTGTGGTCGACTCCAACGTCGGGCAGGCGCCGATTACCTTCATTCAGGGCGCGCATGAGATTGTTCCGGGTCTCGAGAAGGCGTTGGACGGGATGAAAGCCGGGCAGAAGCGTCGGATCGAAGTGTCGGCTGCCGATGCGTACGGTCCCTACAACAACAAGCTGCGGCAGACCATCGAACCGGACAAGTTACCCAAGGAGGTAAAGGTCGGTGATATTCTCCAGGCATCCGACGGCCGGCTGGTCAAGGTCCTTGAAGTGACCGAAAAGAAGATCGTGCTGGACCTCAACCATCCGCTTGCCGGCAAGGCTCTGACGTTCGACGTGAATATTCTCAAGATCGAACCAGGCGATGCCGGTTCTTCTGCCGAGAGCAAGACCCCGTAA
- the ffh gene encoding signal recognition particle protein → MLDALSEKFERILKKLRGQGVLTEDNIGEALKEVRLALLEADVNFKVVKEFLERVREKAVGQEVLKSLTPGHQVVKVVWDELRGMMGGERAGISLASMPPTIIMMVGLQGAGKTTTSGKLARLFKTQGKRVLLVAADPRRPAAGDQLSSLGRDLGVDVHRFDQVDASRADVVRICERGVLRGREQGYDVVVLDTGGRLHIDDELMGELVAVKEAVKPQEVLLVADAMTGQDAVNMAAQFDQRVGLTGVILTKVEGDARGGAVLSIRAVTQKPIKFLGMGEKLDALEPFHPDRMASRILGMGDVLSLIEKAQETFSREEAEAAQKKLTSNSFTLEDFRSQLGQMNKLGTFEQILGMLPGGQKLKDLANSGLPEKEMNRVAAIIDSMTRRERRDHTLINGSRKKRIARGSGTSVQEVNRLIKQFLQAKKIAKVMSGVGGRRQLAQMLRGM, encoded by the coding sequence GTGCTTGACGCGCTAAGCGAAAAATTCGAACGGATACTTAAAAAGCTTCGTGGCCAAGGTGTGCTCACCGAGGACAACATCGGTGAGGCACTGAAGGAAGTTCGTCTGGCTTTGCTCGAGGCTGACGTCAACTTCAAGGTCGTCAAAGAGTTCCTGGAGCGAGTCCGTGAGAAGGCGGTCGGTCAGGAAGTCCTGAAGAGCCTCACGCCGGGACATCAGGTCGTGAAGGTTGTCTGGGACGAACTCCGCGGCATGATGGGCGGGGAGCGTGCCGGCATCAGCCTGGCGTCGATGCCTCCCACCATCATCATGATGGTGGGGTTGCAGGGCGCCGGAAAGACCACCACGTCGGGCAAGTTGGCCCGTTTGTTCAAGACCCAGGGAAAACGTGTGCTGCTCGTTGCGGCCGATCCGCGGCGACCGGCTGCAGGCGATCAATTGTCGAGCCTGGGACGGGATCTGGGTGTGGACGTGCACCGTTTCGATCAAGTCGACGCATCCCGCGCGGATGTCGTGCGCATTTGCGAGCGGGGTGTTCTGCGCGGGCGTGAGCAGGGGTACGACGTCGTCGTGCTCGACACCGGCGGTCGCTTACACATCGACGACGAATTGATGGGCGAGTTGGTCGCTGTCAAGGAAGCGGTTAAGCCGCAGGAAGTCCTCCTGGTCGCCGATGCCATGACCGGCCAGGATGCGGTCAATATGGCCGCCCAGTTTGACCAGCGCGTAGGTCTCACCGGGGTGATTCTGACCAAGGTCGAAGGTGATGCGCGCGGCGGCGCGGTGCTCTCCATCCGCGCGGTCACGCAGAAACCGATCAAGTTTCTCGGCATGGGTGAAAAACTCGATGCCTTGGAACCGTTCCATCCGGACCGCATGGCCTCGCGGATTCTGGGCATGGGCGATGTGCTGTCGCTGATCGAAAAGGCTCAGGAGACGTTTTCGCGGGAGGAGGCCGAGGCGGCGCAAAAGAAGTTGACCAGCAACAGCTTTACGCTGGAAGACTTTCGGTCGCAGTTGGGACAGATGAACAAGCTCGGCACGTTCGAACAGATTTTGGGAATGTTGCCCGGCGGGCAGAAGCTCAAAGATCTGGCGAACAGCGGGTTGCCGGAAAAAGAAATGAACCGCGTGGCGGCCATCATCGATTCGATGACGAGGCGTGAGCGGCGGGACCATACGTTGATCAATGGGAGCCGAAAGAAACGTATTGCGCGCGGGAGTGGTACGAGCGTGCAGGAAGTGAATCGGCTCATCAAGCAGTTTTTGCAGGCGAAGAAGATCGCCAAGGTCATGTCGGGAGTCGGCGGACGGCGTCAACTGGCGCAAATGTTACGGGGAATGTGA
- the lexA gene encoding transcriptional repressor LexA produces the protein MRPSDLKKARQTLGLTQEQLAERLKTTRQTIARYELGTHKIPFAVRLAVDHLTAGARIPLAGMVAAGDPIEPIPQTEIAEVPPGMVGRGETFALRVKGESMRDEGILPGDLVIVQKQATARNGQTIIALVNNEATIKTYYRKGSVIELRPANETMAPIVIKPTDSLRIEGLVIGVIRYCRK, from the coding sequence ATGCGGCCGAGCGACCTCAAAAAAGCCCGCCAGACCCTTGGGCTCACACAGGAACAGCTCGCCGAGCGGCTGAAAACCACCCGCCAGACCATCGCGCGGTACGAACTTGGCACCCACAAGATCCCGTTTGCCGTGCGGCTGGCCGTCGATCACCTGACGGCTGGAGCGCGCATTCCCCTGGCCGGAATGGTGGCCGCCGGCGATCCGATCGAGCCGATTCCGCAGACCGAAATCGCGGAGGTGCCGCCCGGCATGGTGGGACGCGGCGAGACCTTTGCGCTACGGGTCAAGGGCGAGTCGATGCGGGACGAGGGTATTCTCCCCGGCGATCTCGTCATCGTCCAGAAGCAGGCGACCGCCCGTAACGGTCAGACGATCATCGCGTTGGTCAACAACGAGGCCACGATCAAGACCTACTACCGCAAAGGCAGCGTGATCGAACTGCGCCCAGCGAATGAAACGATGGCACCGATCGTGATCAAACCGACCGACTCCCTGCGGATCGAAGGCCTGGTGATCGGAGTCATTCGATACTGCCGCAAGTAG
- the uvrB gene encoding excinuclease ABC subunit UvrB translates to MPPFKLDAPFKPCGDQGQAIEKLTAGVLAGKKHQVLLGVTGSGKTFTMANLVERVQKPTLVLVHNKTLAGQLYQEFKQFFPHNAVEYFISYYDYYQPEAYIPQSDTYIAKDSSINDAIDQMRHAATASLLQRNDVLIVSSVSCIYGLGSPEVYHDMLVYLEEGMEVRREQILSKLVEIQYARNDVDFHRGTFRARGDVVEIFPASSEAKSVRIELFGDTVDAIHEIDPLTGKSLGKLPKIAIYPNTHYLIAPDRYERAITGIEEELDARIAAFTKNGQLLEAQRIEQRTKFDLEMIRAMGYCHGIENYSRHLSGRAPGEPPPTLLDYFPKDFLLIVDESHATVPQVGGMYEGDFSRKRTLVDYGFRLPSAVDNRPLKFAEFEHCLNQVVYVSATPGPYELEHARGEVVEQIIRPTGLMDPVIEVRPAKGQVDDLLGEVKAEVAKKNRVLVTTLTKRMAEDLTEYYHELGVKVRYLHSDIKTLERAEIIRSLRVGTFDVLVGINLLREGLDLPEVSLVAILDADKEGYLRSYRSLIQTAGRAARNVDGRVLFYGDTVTDSMRVAMEETARRRAIQAAYNEAHGITPESVRKSIPALEYAAAEVDYVQLDLAAEASTSYKANEDQVQVVARLEAEMKAAAKRLEFERAAELRNRIRALRMQNLELKS, encoded by the coding sequence ATGCCGCCTTTCAAGCTCGACGCGCCCTTCAAACCTTGCGGTGACCAAGGCCAGGCGATTGAAAAATTGACCGCCGGTGTCTTGGCCGGAAAGAAGCACCAAGTCTTACTCGGCGTGACCGGTTCCGGCAAGACCTTCACGATGGCCAACTTGGTCGAGCGGGTGCAGAAACCGACGCTGGTGCTGGTGCACAACAAGACGCTGGCGGGCCAACTCTATCAGGAGTTCAAACAGTTCTTTCCGCACAACGCAGTCGAATACTTCATCAGCTATTACGATTATTACCAGCCGGAAGCCTACATTCCGCAAAGCGACACATACATCGCAAAAGATTCTTCGATCAACGATGCCATCGATCAGATGCGCCATGCCGCCACGGCCTCGCTGCTGCAGCGCAACGATGTGTTGATCGTTTCGTCGGTTTCCTGCATTTACGGCCTGGGATCGCCAGAGGTGTACCACGACATGTTGGTCTATCTCGAAGAGGGCATGGAGGTTCGGCGCGAGCAGATACTCTCCAAACTGGTGGAGATTCAATATGCGCGCAACGATGTGGACTTCCATCGCGGCACGTTTCGCGCGCGGGGCGACGTCGTTGAAATTTTTCCCGCGTCCTCCGAGGCAAAATCGGTGCGAATCGAGTTGTTCGGCGATACGGTGGATGCCATTCACGAGATCGATCCCCTGACCGGCAAGTCGCTTGGAAAATTGCCGAAGATCGCGATCTATCCCAATACGCACTATCTCATTGCGCCGGACCGGTATGAGCGGGCCATTACCGGTATCGAAGAAGAGTTGGACGCGCGAATCGCGGCCTTCACCAAGAATGGCCAGTTGCTGGAGGCTCAACGGATCGAGCAACGGACCAAGTTCGACCTCGAGATGATCCGGGCGATGGGCTACTGCCATGGCATCGAAAACTATTCGCGTCACTTGAGCGGTCGTGCCCCGGGTGAGCCGCCGCCGACGTTGTTGGATTACTTTCCCAAGGATTTTCTCCTGATCGTGGACGAATCCCATGCGACGGTGCCTCAGGTTGGCGGGATGTACGAGGGAGATTTTTCTCGGAAGCGAACGCTGGTCGACTATGGATTTCGGTTGCCGTCGGCGGTCGACAATCGTCCGTTGAAGTTTGCGGAGTTCGAACACTGTTTGAATCAAGTCGTGTATGTGTCGGCGACACCTGGTCCTTACGAGCTTGAGCATGCCAGGGGCGAGGTCGTCGAGCAGATCATCCGCCCGACCGGTTTGATGGATCCGGTGATCGAGGTGCGCCCTGCCAAGGGGCAGGTCGACGATCTGCTTGGCGAAGTGAAGGCAGAGGTGGCCAAGAAAAACCGGGTGCTTGTGACAACGTTGACGAAGCGGATGGCGGAAGATCTCACGGAGTATTATCACGAGCTGGGCGTCAAAGTGCGGTACCTGCATTCGGACATCAAGACGTTGGAGCGGGCTGAGATCATTCGCAGTCTGCGGGTCGGGACGTTTGATGTACTGGTCGGGATCAACCTGTTGCGCGAAGGTTTGGATTTGCCCGAAGTCAGTTTGGTGGCGATTCTGGATGCGGACAAGGAGGGGTACCTCCGCTCCTATCGGTCATTGATCCAAACGGCGGGTCGTGCGGCGAGGAATGTGGATGGGCGTGTGCTGTTCTACGGTGATACGGTGACGGACTCTATGCGGGTGGCGATGGAAGAAACCGCCAGGCGGCGGGCGATCCAGGCTGCCTACAACGAGGCCCATGGGATTACGCCGGAGAGCGTGCGGAAGAGCATTCCTGCGCTGGAATATGCCGCTGCCGAGGTAGACTATGTGCAATTGGACCTGGCGGCCGAGGCTTCGACCTCCTACAAAGCCAATGAGGACCAAGTGCAGGTCGTGGCGCGTCTGGAAGCGGAAATGAAGGCGGCGGCCAAGCGGTTGGAATTCGAGCGGGCGGCGGAACTGCGGAACCGCATCCGTGCGTTACGGATGCAAAACCTTGAGTTGAAGTCTTAG
- a CDS encoding DUF5069 domain-containing protein: MDLNKQSPRRWSDTLGGMIWLPRLLDKLRAYQAGTLGSYAYPSALDQSFMRRFKLSPAMFERLAREAGTDDAIAAAIRRHINLSDQEIAARCNEFQKKYSFAFAVLDRDDGYVSGIGYPIPQFLQSPLWRWYQRWSAQKASADSV, translated from the coding sequence ATGGACCTCAACAAACAATCTCCAAGGCGTTGGAGCGATACGTTGGGCGGGATGATTTGGCTCCCCCGCCTCCTCGACAAACTCAGAGCCTATCAAGCCGGCACGTTGGGATCATATGCGTACCCATCAGCCCTCGATCAATCGTTCATGCGCCGATTCAAGCTGTCCCCGGCGATGTTCGAGCGGCTGGCCCGAGAGGCGGGAACGGACGACGCAATCGCCGCCGCAATCCGGCGACACATCAATCTGTCCGACCAAGAAATCGCCGCCCGTTGCAACGAGTTTCAGAAAAAATACAGTTTTGCGTTCGCCGTGCTCGACCGAGACGACGGATATGTCAGCGGGATCGGATATCCGATCCCGCAATTCCTCCAATCTCCACTCTGGCGATGGTATCAACGGTGGTCCGCCCAAAAAGCCTCGGCCGATTCCGTCTAG
- a CDS encoding DUF4321 domain-containing protein, translating into MRKSIGMLLIFILIGGMLGGIFGEILRVMAPNGAIQNIFASNFSPGINPPLSIDLVLLKFTLGFSLKVNLLSVLGMFLGAYLYKQM; encoded by the coding sequence ATGAGAAAATCGATCGGCATGCTGCTGATCTTTATCCTGATCGGAGGAATGCTGGGCGGGATCTTCGGAGAGATCCTGCGGGTGATGGCTCCCAATGGCGCAATTCAGAACATCTTTGCCAGCAACTTTTCACCCGGCATCAATCCGCCGCTCAGCATCGATCTCGTGCTGCTCAAATTCACCCTCGGATTCAGCCTCAAGGTGAATTTGCTGAGCGTCTTGGGCATGTTCCTCGGAGCCTACCTGTACAAGCAGATGTAA
- a CDS encoding M28 family peptidase, with translation MATIVLLRLPTATAATEVGVPAPDEAVLPLLLNAISTERMLADIRALSAPDFNGRQTGTPNDLASALLVQDRLSKLGRSGSHQPLAVGSTGSSSPINSMQARPVPFTTIDEETTLRLSWRTDERLASIGADYLPVLDSPSVHISAPVVFVGYGIVDPEHGLNEYDGIDVRDKIVLFLRGKPERYGRQVSHAEKVRTAKMHGAIAYLTATGPLLTPYETRRGVTGRPSAFYGQVPSDQVIPGAWISTTLASAVLAEGGDDNRLRSLQQKISETGTPQSSVTATAATLAWTSVAGTGQLHNVLSLLPGTTDSPHTSALVIGAHRDHFGRQGGLLFAGADDNASGTAVLLEVARVLASAPTLPLHPILFVSFSGEEQGLIGSREYVAHPPIPLNSTMAMINVDHAGTGNGRLTVGVTDLDKQRAQAAGQAAQLEDRIDLFGFFPGGDHVPFKEAGVPTVTVVSGGVHPQFHQASDTTETIDPAILTAVARYVTALAWQLATSP, from the coding sequence ATGGCAACCATCGTGCTGCTCCGCTTGCCGACGGCAACTGCAGCCACAGAAGTCGGCGTGCCAGCACCGGACGAGGCCGTTCTTCCGCTGCTCCTGAACGCCATTTCCACCGAACGAATGCTGGCGGACATTCGTGCCTTGAGTGCTCCGGATTTCAACGGTCGCCAGACGGGGACACCGAACGACCTGGCATCGGCGTTACTGGTGCAAGACCGCCTGTCCAAGCTCGGCCGATCCGGCAGTCATCAGCCTCTCGCTGTAGGCAGCACCGGATCCAGTTCTCCCATCAACTCCATGCAGGCCCGCCCCGTTCCCTTCACCACGATCGACGAAGAGACAACGCTGCGGCTCTCATGGCGAACCGACGAACGTCTGGCTTCCATCGGAGCCGATTATCTCCCCGTGCTCGACAGTCCCTCGGTGCACATATCGGCGCCGGTCGTCTTTGTCGGCTACGGCATCGTGGATCCCGAGCATGGCTTGAACGAATATGACGGGATCGATGTTCGAGACAAAATAGTCTTGTTCCTGCGGGGCAAGCCGGAACGTTACGGGCGGCAGGTGTCCCACGCCGAAAAGGTGCGCACGGCGAAAATGCACGGCGCCATTGCCTACCTGACGGCGACGGGTCCGTTGCTAACGCCCTATGAGACTCGGCGCGGCGTGACCGGACGACCGAGTGCGTTCTACGGCCAAGTGCCGTCCGATCAGGTCATCCCGGGTGCATGGATCAGCACGACGCTTGCTTCGGCCGTTCTGGCCGAGGGGGGCGACGATAATCGATTACGCTCGCTCCAGCAGAAGATAAGCGAGACCGGAACGCCTCAATCCAGCGTGACGGCAACCGCCGCCACGCTGGCATGGACGAGTGTCGCCGGCACCGGGCAGCTTCACAATGTGCTGTCGTTGCTGCCTGGAACAACCGACTCCCCCCACACTTCCGCCCTCGTCATCGGCGCCCATCGCGACCATTTCGGCCGACAGGGAGGTCTGCTGTTTGCCGGAGCGGACGACAATGCATCAGGGACGGCGGTACTGCTCGAGGTCGCGCGGGTGTTGGCTTCGGCTCCGACTCTGCCGTTACACCCGATTCTCTTCGTGTCGTTCAGTGGAGAGGAGCAGGGACTCATCGGCTCGCGCGAGTATGTGGCCCACCCGCCGATCCCGCTCAATTCCACAATGGCGATGATCAATGTGGACCATGCTGGGACGGGAAACGGGCGGCTTACCGTGGGCGTCACCGATCTGGACAAGCAGCGGGCTCAGGCGGCTGGACAAGCGGCTCAGTTGGAGGACCGAATCGATCTATTCGGATTTTTTCCTGGGGGAGACCATGTCCCATTCAAAGAAGCAGGTGTGCCGACTGTGACCGTGGTGAGCGGTGGAGTTCACCCTCAGTTTCACCAGGCATCGGACACGACCGAGACCATCGACCCAGCAATCCTGACTGCCGTAGCCCGTTATGTCACCGCGCTGGCCTGGCAGCTGGCAACCTCTCCCTGA
- a CDS encoding DEAD/DEAH box helicase, giving the protein MDSFAELSLTSFLAARLQQAGFTAPTPIQKVAIPLALQGRDLLAQARTGSGKTLGFLIPLIERAAKEGWRPTGGGQVGGAPTQQLRLPRALVLAPTRELALQIEMELRKYAPPALTSLSVYGGTPIERHYRALRQPPLVVIGTPGRLLDLAGSRHLDLRGVEYLVMDEADQMLDRGFLRDIQRILQLLPAQRQTLLFSATFSPEIQTLAESMLKNPARAAVDQGVNTPTTITHAYYVVPSEGVRVQLVHTLLQQAQAGEQTMVFCDQKYKVKRLAARLGGDAASVGAITGNHSQAQRERTLTAFRAGRLRSLVATDVAARGLDVPTVGQVIHFELPANQTSYVHRAGRTGRADRTGTTVLILAPHEEHEYLTMVRRLRIRTQRLTMPALTALPAPAAEPQDQEQARRRHKARPFRAEPAHDSRGQQPTSWRGRNGRRSGQPMTSRFGR; this is encoded by the coding sequence ATGGATTCGTTTGCCGAATTGTCTCTGACGTCTTTTCTTGCCGCCCGCTTACAGCAGGCCGGCTTCACCGCGCCAACCCCCATTCAAAAGGTTGCCATCCCTCTGGCGTTGCAGGGCCGCGATTTACTGGCTCAAGCCCGTACCGGCAGCGGTAAGACACTGGGATTCTTGATCCCGTTGATTGAGCGGGCTGCGAAGGAGGGCTGGAGGCCCACCGGGGGGGGCCAGGTCGGCGGCGCGCCGACCCAGCAACTCAGGTTGCCGCGTGCACTCGTGCTTGCGCCGACCAGAGAGTTGGCGCTGCAGATTGAAATGGAACTGCGCAAGTATGCCCCGCCGGCACTCACGTCGTTGTCCGTGTATGGAGGGACTCCGATCGAGCGTCACTACCGCGCGCTGCGGCAACCGCCGCTGGTCGTGATCGGTACGCCGGGGCGGCTGCTTGATTTAGCGGGCTCACGTCATCTGGATCTACGCGGTGTCGAGTACCTCGTGATGGATGAGGCCGATCAAATGTTGGATCGCGGCTTTCTCCGCGATATCCAGCGCATTCTCCAACTGTTGCCTGCGCAACGGCAGACCCTGTTGTTCTCTGCAACGTTTTCGCCGGAGATTCAGACGTTGGCGGAATCCATGCTGAAAAATCCGGCCCGGGCCGCGGTGGATCAGGGCGTCAACACACCGACTACGATTACGCATGCCTACTATGTCGTGCCGAGCGAAGGCGTGCGGGTGCAATTAGTCCATACGTTGTTGCAGCAGGCTCAAGCTGGCGAGCAGACCATGGTGTTTTGCGACCAGAAATATAAGGTCAAGCGGCTGGCTGCCCGGTTGGGCGGCGATGCGGCTTCAGTCGGAGCCATCACAGGAAACCACTCCCAGGCCCAGCGCGAGCGGACTCTGACGGCGTTTCGAGCCGGGCGTTTGCGGTCACTGGTGGCGACGGACGTGGCGGCGCGCGGGTTAGATGTCCCGACCGTGGGACAGGTGATTCACTTTGAGCTGCCGGCAAATCAGACTTCCTATGTTCACCGTGCGGGCAGGACCGGGCGAGCCGACCGAACGGGCACGACAGTCTTGATTCTGGCCCCTCATGAGGAGCATGAATATTTGACGATGGTGCGTCGGTTGCGGATTCGGACGCAACGACTCACGATGCCGGCATTGACGGCCTTGCCCGCTCCCGCCGCCGAACCGCAAGATCAGGAACAGGCGCGGCGGCGACACAAGGCGCGACCGTTTCGTGCCGAACCGGCACATGATTCGAGAGGACAGCAGCCGACATCGTGGCGAGGGAGAAATGGTCGCCGCTCCGGGCAGCCGATGACCTCACGGTTCGGCCGCTAA
- a CDS encoding RNA-binding protein — translation MGSKIYVGGLPYSTTEQQLSDLFAAHGAVASARIITDKFTGQSRGFGFVEMSSDSEAQAAINALNGTQFGGRTLTVNEARPQEPRSGGGGRGMGGGRR, via the coding sequence ATGGGTTCGAAGATTTATGTTGGGGGCTTGCCGTATTCAACGACCGAGCAACAGCTGAGCGATTTGTTCGCTGCGCACGGGGCGGTGGCATCAGCACGCATCATCACGGACAAGTTCACGGGACAGTCACGGGGTTTCGGCTTCGTCGAAATGTCCTCGGATTCCGAGGCGCAGGCTGCGATCAACGCGTTGAACGGCACCCAGTTCGGTGGCCGGACGCTGACGGTGAATGAAGCGCGTCCGCAGGAGCCGCGTTCCGGTGGCGGGGGCCGCGGAATGGGCGGAGGACGTCGCTAA
- a CDS encoding amylo-alpha-1,6-glucosidase, translated as MEEIISVNDQFYILASSSMADNRTRVLKHGETFGVFDRYGDVQPVGSGTQGLFHEGTRFLSRQELFLDNDRPMLLSSTVKEDNALLAVDLTNPDLYRDGRIAVPRGSVHVFRSRFLWNGVGYERFRLSNYSLAPVKMSFSLRFEADFADIFEVRGKKRDRKGTRLPDVVERDHLVLGYEGLDGVARRTRIQFVPAPQEISAGQATFQIVLDPKAETTVTVNIGCDVSNERRPFFAYDEAMTDAGLAIRAEQSQDCLIHTSNAQFNEWWNRSLLDLRMMVTETQEGPYPYAGVPWFSTPFGRDGIITAMECLWIRPELARGVLGYLASTQAKEVNPVQDAEPGKILHETRKGEMAALHEIPFGLYYGSVDSTPLFVMLAGAYYERTGDLSFIQALWNNIELALTWMDTYGDPDRDGFLEYIRKSPTGLDNQGWKDSHDSISHADGSLAEGPIALCEVQGYAFNAKLQASKLADALGYVDRGSQLRRQAHALRDHFEEEFWCEDLSTYALALDGKKEPCRVKSSNAGHCLFTGIASPEHAKQLAETLMSDELFSGWGIRTLADSERRYNPMSYHNGSVWPHDNAMIAAGLARYGLKAGVERVMTGLFEVSLVVDFHRLPELFCGFVRRPGQGLTRYPVACNPQAWAAGAPFMALQACLGLLIDAPEEKVTFVYPILPESLHEVQIKNLRVGKASLDIVAKRHDLDVGITVTRREGHVEVVVVK; from the coding sequence GTGGAAGAAATCATCAGCGTCAATGATCAGTTTTATATCCTGGCCAGTTCTTCCATGGCCGATAACCGGACGCGGGTCCTCAAACACGGTGAAACGTTCGGCGTGTTCGATCGCTATGGAGACGTGCAACCGGTCGGGAGCGGCACGCAGGGGCTCTTTCACGAAGGGACCCGGTTTCTTTCCCGCCAGGAACTCTTTCTCGACAACGACCGGCCGATGTTGTTGAGTTCGACGGTGAAGGAAGACAATGCGCTGCTGGCGGTCGACTTGACGAACCCCGATCTGTACCGCGACGGCCGTATTGCGGTTCCGCGCGGCAGCGTCCATGTGTTTCGCTCGCGATTCCTCTGGAACGGCGTGGGCTATGAGCGATTCCGACTCTCCAACTACAGTCTGGCCCCGGTGAAGATGTCCTTCTCGCTCCGATTCGAGGCAGACTTTGCGGACATCTTTGAAGTGCGAGGGAAGAAGCGCGATCGCAAGGGGACGAGATTGCCGGATGTCGTTGAGCGGGATCATCTGGTGCTCGGGTACGAAGGGCTGGATGGCGTAGCGCGCCGGACGCGGATTCAATTTGTCCCTGCGCCGCAGGAAATCTCCGCGGGGCAGGCGACTTTTCAGATCGTATTGGATCCAAAAGCCGAGACGACGGTGACCGTGAACATAGGCTGCGATGTGAGCAACGAACGGCGTCCTTTCTTCGCGTATGATGAGGCGATGACCGACGCAGGGCTGGCCATACGAGCGGAGCAAAGCCAGGATTGCCTGATCCACACGTCCAATGCCCAATTCAACGAATGGTGGAACCGCTCGCTGCTGGATTTGCGGATGATGGTGACGGAGACACAGGAGGGGCCGTACCCCTATGCCGGTGTGCCCTGGTTCAGTACGCCGTTCGGCCGTGACGGCATCATCACGGCGATGGAGTGTCTTTGGATCAGGCCCGAATTGGCCCGCGGTGTCTTGGGCTATCTTGCCTCCACACAGGCCAAAGAGGTCAATCCGGTGCAGGATGCGGAGCCGGGGAAAATTCTTCACGAGACTCGGAAGGGCGAGATGGCTGCGCTCCATGAAATTCCGTTTGGTCTCTATTACGGGAGTGTGGATTCGACGCCATTGTTCGTCATGTTGGCCGGGGCCTATTACGAACGGACGGGGGATCTCTCGTTCATCCAAGCACTCTGGAACAACATCGAACTTGCCCTAACCTGGATGGACACCTATGGGGACCCGGATCGCGACGGGTTTCTCGAATACATTCGCAAGTCGCCGACCGGCCTGGACAACCAGGGCTGGAAAGACTCCCATGATTCGATTTCGCATGCGGATGGATCGTTGGCCGAGGGGCCCATCGCCCTGTGCGAAGTACAAGGGTATGCGTTCAATGCAAAACTGCAGGCCTCGAAGCTGGCCGATGCGCTGGGGTACGTCGACCGGGGCAGCCAACTGCGCCGCCAAGCCCATGCGTTACGGGACCATTTCGAGGAAGAATTTTGGTGCGAGGACCTTTCCACCTATGCGTTGGCCCTCGACGGAAAGAAAGAGCCCTGCCGAGTCAAAAGTTCGAACGCGGGCCATTGCTTGTTTACGGGTATCGCAAGCCCGGAGCATGCAAAGCAGCTGGCCGAGACCCTCATGTCCGACGAACTGTTCAGTGGATGGGGTATCAGGACGCTGGCCGATTCGGAGCGCCGGTACAATCCCATGTCCTATCACAACGGGTCCGTCTGGCCGCACGATAACGCGATGATCGCGGCGGGGTTGGCCCGATACGGACTCAAGGCGGGGGTGGAGCGGGTCATGACCGGCCTTTTCGAGGTCAGTTTGGTGGTCGATTTCCATCGGTTGCCGGAACTCTTCTGCGGATTCGTCCGGCGGCCCGGTCAAGGTTTGACCCGTTACCCCGTAGCCTGTAACCCCCAAGCCTGGGCTGCCGGAGCGCCGTTTATGGCTCTGCAGGCTTGTCTGGGTTTGCTGATCGATGCGCCGGAGGAGAAGGTCACGTTCGTGTATCCGATCCTGCCGGAATCACTGCATGAGGTACAGATCAAGAATCTCAGAGTGGGCAAGGCTTCGCTCGACATCGTGGCCAAGCGGCATGACCTGGACGTCGGTATCACCGTCACTCGGCGGGAAGGCCACGTCGAAGTGGTCGTGGTGAAGTAG